One window from the genome of Actinoplanes teichomyceticus ATCC 31121 encodes:
- a CDS encoding TetR/AcrR family transcriptional regulator — protein sequence MISARHRLIADAALGVLAHHGSRGLTHRAVDTAAGLPPGSTSYYYRSRAALLNACVQRLVEDDHTDLDTLAGLVAAADPATLARSLAQVLHRWLTTGRQRHLARYELTLESVRRPEVAAELHRSGSGLRRRIAGILADLGAGDPPRQARWLVACIDGIVFDTIAGVHANDPVDVAELEAAARDLVDAVLPARA from the coding sequence ATGATCTCCGCGCGGCACCGACTCATCGCCGACGCCGCCCTCGGCGTGCTGGCCCACCACGGTTCCCGGGGTCTGACGCACCGCGCGGTGGACACCGCCGCCGGCTTGCCGCCCGGCTCCACGTCCTACTACTACCGCTCCCGCGCAGCCCTGCTGAACGCCTGCGTCCAGCGCCTGGTGGAGGACGACCACACCGATCTCGACACGTTGGCCGGCCTGGTCGCGGCGGCGGACCCGGCCACCCTGGCCAGGTCCCTCGCCCAGGTGCTGCACCGCTGGCTGACCACCGGCCGGCAACGCCACCTGGCCCGCTACGAACTCACCCTGGAATCGGTGCGCCGCCCGGAGGTCGCCGCCGAGTTGCACCGGTCCGGCAGTGGCCTGCGCCGGCGGATCGCCGGGATCCTCGCCGACCTCGGCGCCGGCGACCCGCCTCGCCAGGCCCGATGGCTCGTCGCCTGCATCGACGGCATCGTCTTCGACACCATCGCCGGCGTCCACGCGAACGACCCGGTCGACGTCGCGGAACTCGAAGCCGCCGCGCGGGACCTGGTCGATGCCGTGCTACCCGCGCGCGCCTAG
- a CDS encoding FAD-dependent monooxygenase yields the protein MDVEEQRSAVVAGGGIGGLAAALALHRAGWMVTVYERSPAGRRNGSGLTLGPNAVRALHALGLADALRSRAVALRGTGVRRVDGRWLSRTDAEQVILRHGGPQLAILRADLVELLASALPPGCLRLGVTVTDVDAGGPDRWASIRCGDRLVHADLVVAADGVNSQLRRTLWPAQPPAEYRGYVAWRAVVRTRSAESGMASETWGRAERFGVVPLGGDLVYLYATATSAARGPGADEPAELRRRFGHWHDPIPALLDAITPGDLVRHDIMAVHPPLRRLHHGRVALLGDAAHAMEPNLGQGAGLAIEDAVVLAHAVGGGSSIGAGLAEYDRARAGRAARLARQSRLLGRLTQSRSAAVTALRDLTVRMTPDRFALRGFDDAAGWQPPAPRPAPATQENS from the coding sequence ATGGATGTAGAGGAACAGCGGTCCGCGGTGGTGGCCGGGGGCGGTATCGGCGGGCTGGCCGCAGCCCTTGCCCTGCACCGCGCGGGGTGGATGGTGACGGTCTACGAGCGGTCCCCGGCCGGGCGGCGCAACGGTTCGGGACTGACCCTGGGACCGAACGCGGTGCGGGCCCTGCACGCCCTCGGGCTCGCCGACGCGCTGCGCTCGCGGGCGGTGGCCCTGCGCGGCACGGGCGTGCGCCGCGTGGACGGGCGGTGGCTGTCGCGCACCGACGCCGAACAGGTGATCCTGCGCCACGGTGGTCCGCAGCTGGCGATCCTCCGGGCCGACCTGGTCGAGCTGCTCGCCTCCGCGCTGCCGCCGGGGTGCCTGCGGCTGGGCGTGACCGTCACCGACGTCGACGCCGGCGGCCCGGACCGGTGGGCGAGCATCCGCTGCGGCGACCGGCTGGTCCACGCCGATCTCGTCGTCGCGGCCGACGGCGTCAACTCGCAACTGCGCCGGACACTCTGGCCGGCCCAGCCGCCCGCGGAGTACCGCGGATACGTCGCCTGGCGCGCCGTGGTGCGTACCCGGTCGGCGGAGAGCGGCATGGCCAGTGAGACGTGGGGCCGGGCGGAACGCTTCGGTGTCGTTCCGCTCGGCGGCGACCTGGTCTATCTGTACGCCACCGCGACCAGCGCCGCCCGCGGCCCCGGCGCGGACGAGCCGGCCGAACTCCGCCGCCGGTTCGGGCACTGGCACGACCCCATCCCGGCCCTGCTCGACGCGATCACGCCCGGTGACCTGGTGCGCCACGACATCATGGCGGTGCACCCGCCGCTGCGGCGCCTGCACCACGGCAGGGTGGCGTTGCTCGGCGACGCCGCGCACGCCATGGAGCCCAATCTCGGCCAGGGCGCCGGCCTGGCCATCGAGGACGCCGTGGTGCTGGCACACGCGGTGGGCGGCGGGTCGTCGATCGGCGCCGGCCTGGCCGAGTACGACCGGGCCCGAGCCGGCCGCGCCGCCCGCCTCGCCCGGCAGTCGCGCCTGCTGGGCCGGCTCACGCAGAGCCGCTCCGCTGCGGTCACGGCGCTGCGCGACCTCACCGTCCGCATGACTCCCGACCGCTTCGCGCTGCGCGGGTTCGACGACGCCGCCGGCTGGCAGCCACCGGCTCCCCGCCCCGCACCCGCCACCCAGGAGAACTCATGA
- a CDS encoding LIC_13387 family protein translates to MSPRISPARRCACAIGAWSLVVTGAAHAGTVVAGAAVAAPPAEQAARRAMAATHVDIAGLDRTLWQLFTGFSVAMALFIFALGALNLLVLRRAPHLFLDSRAVPGLNLGIVLAALILSVRFFPPPPIVLLTVSCLAFGYVLFRPRLAGPA, encoded by the coding sequence ATGAGCCCTCGCATCTCGCCCGCGCGCCGGTGCGCCTGCGCCATCGGAGCCTGGTCGCTGGTCGTCACCGGCGCCGCCCACGCGGGCACGGTGGTGGCGGGCGCCGCCGTGGCCGCGCCGCCGGCCGAACAGGCCGCCCGCCGGGCGATGGCCGCCACCCACGTCGACATCGCGGGACTCGACCGCACCCTGTGGCAACTGTTCACCGGGTTCAGCGTGGCGATGGCGCTGTTCATCTTCGCCCTCGGCGCGCTGAACCTGCTCGTGCTGCGCCGCGCGCCGCACCTGTTCCTCGACAGCCGGGCCGTGCCCGGGCTCAACCTCGGCATCGTGCTCGCGGCGCTCATCCTCTCGGTCCGGTTCTTCCCGCCGCCGCCGATCGTGCTGCTCACCGTCAGCTGCCTGGCATTCGGCTACGTCCTGTTCCGCCCCCGGCTCGCCGGCCCCGCGTGA
- a CDS encoding cysteine/serine endopeptidase inhibitor — protein sequence MASTMLRGLLAVVAAAATVLPAGAAHAAPPVGQTMTGRATFYNDSGYGACGTPINAATEMLVAVSHTWWTSANPNSDPLCQGYSVQVTYNGKTITVPVRDKCPSCDATHIDLSQAAFAQFASTNPANTPGVLDVSWKFVTAGGGGGARTGQITGLAGKCIGAAGGNTANGTAIDLYSCVGDPTQQWTLPGDGTIRTAGKCMDVSGAGTTDGTKVQLWDCNGTPAQQWIHSSARDLVNPHANKCLDLTGNSAADFTVTQIWTCTGGANQKWTVPA from the coding sequence GTGGCGTCCACAATGCTCCGCGGGCTGCTCGCCGTCGTGGCGGCGGCGGCCACCGTGCTGCCCGCCGGGGCGGCGCACGCGGCCCCGCCGGTGGGCCAGACCATGACCGGCAGGGCGACCTTCTACAACGACAGCGGTTACGGCGCCTGCGGGACGCCGATCAACGCGGCCACCGAGATGCTCGTGGCGGTCTCGCACACCTGGTGGACCTCGGCGAACCCCAACAGCGACCCGCTCTGCCAGGGGTACTCGGTGCAGGTGACCTACAACGGCAAGACGATCACGGTGCCGGTGCGGGACAAGTGCCCGTCCTGCGACGCCACCCACATCGACCTGAGCCAGGCGGCGTTCGCCCAGTTCGCGTCGACGAACCCGGCGAACACCCCGGGCGTTCTCGACGTCAGCTGGAAGTTCGTCACCGCCGGTGGTGGCGGTGGCGCCCGCACCGGTCAGATCACCGGGCTCGCCGGCAAGTGCATCGGCGCCGCCGGCGGCAACACCGCCAACGGCACCGCCATCGACCTCTACTCCTGCGTCGGCGACCCCACCCAGCAATGGACCCTCCCCGGCGACGGCACCATCCGCACCGCCGGCAAATGCATGGACGTCTCCGGCGCCGGCACCACCGACGGCACCAAAGTCCAACTCTGGGACTGCAACGGCACCCCCGCCCAGCAATGGATCCACAGCAGCGCCCGCGACCTGGTCAACCCGCACGCCAACAAATGCCTCGACCTGACCGGCAACTCCGCCGCCGACTTCACCGTCACCCAGATCTGGACCTGCACCGGCGGCGCGAACCAGAAATGGACCGTACCGGCCTAG
- a CDS encoding chitinase yields MRSLPPRGTGKVLLSAILSLTTAGALLAVTGRAASAAATGQITGLAGKCIGAAGGNTANGTAIDLYSCVGDPTQQWTLPGDGTIRTAGKCMDVSGAGTTDGTKVQLWDCNGTPAQQWIHSSARDLVNPHANKCLDLTGNSAADFTVTQIWTCTGGANQKWTVPAGTPSDPGGFVVTEAQFNQMFPGRNGFYSYSGLVAAMRAYPQFATTGSATVRRQEAAAFLANVHHETGGLQYVVEQNTANYPHYCDWGQPYGCPAGQAAYYGRGPIQLSWNFNYKAAGDALGIDLLTNPWLVQNDAAVAWKTGLWFWMTSTGAGSMTAHNAMVGGAGFGQTIRTINGSLECNGANPAQVQSRVDAYQRFTQILGVPAGNNLYC; encoded by the coding sequence ATGAGATCCCTCCCGCCCCGCGGGACCGGCAAGGTCCTGCTGTCCGCGATCCTCTCCCTGACCACGGCCGGCGCCCTGCTGGCCGTCACCGGCCGCGCCGCGTCGGCGGCCGCTACCGGTCAGATCACCGGGCTGGCCGGCAAGTGCATCGGCGCCGCCGGCGGCAACACCGCCAACGGCACCGCCATCGACCTCTACTCCTGCGTCGGCGACCCCACCCAGCAATGGACCCTCCCCGGCGACGGCACCATCCGCACCGCCGGCAAATGCATGGACGTCTCCGGCGCCGGCACCACCGACGGCACCAAAGTCCAACTCTGGGACTGCAACGGCACCCCCGCCCAGCAATGGATCCACAGCAGCGCCCGCGACCTGGTCAACCCGCACGCCAACAAATGCCTCGACCTGACCGGCAACTCCGCCGCCGACTTCACCGTCACCCAGATCTGGACCTGCACCGGCGGCGCGAACCAGAAATGGACCGTACCGGCCGGCACACCGTCCGATCCGGGCGGCTTCGTGGTGACCGAGGCGCAGTTCAACCAGATGTTCCCCGGCCGCAACGGCTTCTACAGCTACAGCGGGCTGGTCGCGGCGATGCGGGCCTACCCGCAGTTCGCCACCACCGGCAGTGCCACGGTGCGCCGGCAGGAGGCGGCCGCGTTCCTGGCCAATGTGCACCACGAGACCGGCGGCCTGCAGTACGTGGTGGAGCAGAACACCGCCAACTACCCGCACTACTGCGACTGGGGCCAGCCCTACGGCTGCCCCGCCGGTCAGGCCGCCTACTACGGCCGCGGTCCGATCCAGCTGTCCTGGAACTTCAACTACAAGGCGGCCGGTGACGCGCTCGGCATCGACCTGCTGACCAACCCCTGGCTGGTGCAGAACGACGCCGCGGTGGCCTGGAAGACCGGTCTGTGGTTCTGGATGACCTCGACCGGGGCGGGCAGCATGACGGCGCACAACGCGATGGTCGGCGGCGCCGGCTTCGGGCAGACGATCCGCACCATCAACGGCAGCCTCGAGTGCAACGGCGCCAACCCCGCCCAGGTGCAGAGCCGCGTCGACGCCTACCAGCGGTTCACCCAGATCCTCGGCGTCCCGGCCGGCAACAACCTCTACTGCTGA
- a CDS encoding SRPBCC family protein has protein sequence MSSGRQGVAAQTTGVSGSYGFTGPAEVVFGVLTDPERAPRWLSGAVRVDSAGTEAVKIRTGERVHDYQVEISTEDLQVDWRGSDQRGVYGFARVEDAPAGGSVVHAEITVPASAGDRSAVKGLLDEAMRGLQAEVSDNFNAG, from the coding sequence GTGAGCAGCGGACGGCAGGGTGTGGCGGCGCAGACCACCGGGGTCAGCGGCTCGTACGGGTTCACCGGGCCCGCCGAGGTGGTGTTCGGTGTGCTGACCGACCCGGAACGGGCGCCGCGGTGGCTTTCCGGCGCCGTGCGGGTCGACTCGGCCGGCACCGAAGCCGTGAAGATCCGCACGGGGGAGCGGGTGCACGACTACCAGGTGGAGATCTCCACCGAGGATCTGCAGGTGGACTGGCGCGGGTCGGATCAGCGCGGGGTGTACGGCTTCGCCCGTGTCGAGGACGCGCCGGCCGGCGGCAGCGTGGTGCATGCCGAGATCACCGTCCCGGCCTCGGCCGGTGACCGGAGTGCGGTCAAGGGCCTGCTGGACGAGGCCATGCGCGGCCTGCAGGCGGAGGTGAGCGACAACTTCAACGCCGGGTGA
- a CDS encoding universal stress protein yields the protein MMHTPAIVVGTDGTGSGTAAVRWAAREADRRGLPLLVLHVLEWDWAVSRYDFSGEAFTAARDHARTVIMEAARVAGEAAPDVAIELRVPVGRPAPQLLDASAGAAQLVVGDRGRGGFTGLLLGSVSRRMAAHAHCPVVVVRGRADPGRGPVAAGVDDSDSADDVLGAAFAAADARDADLVVVRSYVPAMAAHLGNIPPTGMATPDQDVVERDRLARQLEPWQGKYPHVPVQTLVSHESAAAMLAEVSHGTQLIVVGSHGHGVLTGTLLGSTGTQLLHHADCPVLIVRG from the coding sequence ATGATGCACACTCCGGCCATCGTCGTCGGCACCGACGGCACCGGCTCCGGCACGGCCGCGGTGCGCTGGGCGGCGCGCGAGGCGGACCGTCGTGGCCTGCCGCTGCTGGTCCTGCACGTCCTGGAATGGGACTGGGCGGTCTCGCGCTACGACTTCAGCGGCGAGGCGTTCACCGCGGCGCGTGACCACGCCCGCACCGTGATCATGGAGGCCGCCCGGGTCGCCGGCGAGGCCGCGCCGGACGTGGCGATCGAGCTGCGGGTGCCGGTCGGCCGACCGGCGCCGCAGCTGCTCGACGCCTCGGCGGGCGCCGCGCAACTGGTGGTCGGCGACCGCGGCCGCGGCGGCTTCACCGGCCTGCTGCTGGGCTCGGTGAGCCGGCGGATGGCCGCGCACGCCCACTGCCCGGTCGTCGTGGTCCGTGGCCGCGCCGATCCGGGGCGTGGCCCGGTCGCGGCCGGCGTGGACGACAGCGACTCGGCCGACGACGTGCTGGGCGCGGCGTTCGCGGCCGCCGACGCACGCGACGCCGACCTGGTCGTGGTCCGCTCGTACGTGCCGGCGATGGCCGCGCACCTGGGCAACATCCCGCCCACCGGGATGGCGACGCCGGACCAGGACGTCGTGGAGCGCGACCGGCTGGCCCGGCAGCTGGAGCCCTGGCAGGGCAAGTACCCGCACGTGCCGGTGCAGACGCTGGTGTCACACGAGAGCGCGGCGGCGATGCTGGCCGAGGTGTCGCACGGCACGCAGCTGATCGTGGTCGGCAGCCACGGACACGGCGTGCTGACCGGGACGCTGCTCGGCTCCACCGGCACCCAGTTGCTGCATCACGCCGACTGCCCGGTGCTCATCGTCCGGGGCTGA
- a CDS encoding universal stress protein, protein MDGSPSAKRALRWAATQARLTGARLNVITTWDIPLYYGWAPAVPYDEEMAETAGKMLSTAVREILGDQPPDVDVVETVLPGHPAQVLIDASARAALLVLGCRGHGAFAGALIGSVSQQCVQHARCPVVVVRGAG, encoded by the coding sequence ATGGACGGCTCGCCGTCGGCCAAACGGGCGCTGCGCTGGGCCGCGACGCAGGCCCGGCTCACCGGGGCGCGGCTGAACGTGATCACCACGTGGGACATCCCGCTGTACTACGGCTGGGCGCCGGCGGTCCCGTACGACGAGGAGATGGCCGAGACGGCCGGCAAGATGCTGTCCACGGCGGTGCGGGAGATCCTCGGTGACCAGCCGCCGGATGTGGACGTGGTGGAGACGGTCCTGCCCGGGCATCCGGCACAGGTGCTGATCGACGCCTCGGCGCGGGCCGCTCTGCTGGTGCTCGGGTGCCGCGGGCACGGCGCGTTCGCCGGCGCGCTGATCGGCTCGGTCAGCCAGCAGTGCGTCCAGCACGCCCGCTGCCCGGTGGTCGTGGTCCGCGGCGCCGGCTGA
- the gap gene encoding type I glyceraldehyde-3-phosphate dehydrogenase produces MTYRIAINGFGRIGRNYLRRLTSKDMVNSGLRVVAINDLYDAATLAHLLEYDSTFGRIDAEIGHDDDQLIVGWHRIPTFASRTPDGLPWGELGIDLVIEATGRLRDRDDAALHLKAGADRVLISAPGRDVDATLVPGVNADTYDPGRHQIVSAASCTTNCVAPLVKVLHEAFGIERGNLTTVHAYTNDQNVLDAPHTDARRARAAAVNIVPTSTGAAEAVGLVLPELAGRLDGVALRVPVVDGSISDLTLTLATETTPDRINEAVAAAAAGPMRGIIRYTEAPLVSTDVVGDPASCVFDARLTRARGTVAKVFGWYDNEWGYTSRLVDLTRLMADARA; encoded by the coding sequence ATGACATATCGCATCGCGATCAACGGCTTCGGCCGGATCGGCCGTAACTACCTGCGCCGGTTGACCTCCAAGGACATGGTCAACAGCGGTCTGCGGGTGGTGGCGATCAACGATCTGTACGACGCGGCGACGCTGGCCCACCTGCTGGAGTACGACTCCACGTTCGGTCGTATCGACGCCGAGATCGGCCACGACGACGACCAGTTGATCGTCGGGTGGCATCGGATCCCGACGTTCGCCTCGCGCACGCCGGACGGGCTGCCGTGGGGTGAGCTCGGCATCGACCTGGTGATCGAGGCGACCGGCCGGCTGCGGGACCGCGACGACGCCGCCCTGCACCTGAAGGCCGGCGCCGACCGGGTGCTGATCTCGGCGCCGGGCCGGGACGTCGACGCCACCCTCGTCCCGGGCGTGAACGCGGACACCTACGACCCCGGCCGGCACCAGATCGTCTCCGCCGCGTCGTGCACCACCAACTGCGTCGCGCCGCTGGTCAAGGTGCTGCACGAGGCGTTCGGGATCGAGCGCGGCAACCTGACCACGGTGCACGCGTACACCAACGACCAGAACGTGCTGGACGCGCCGCACACCGACGCCCGCCGCGCCCGGGCCGCCGCGGTCAACATCGTGCCGACCAGCACCGGCGCCGCCGAGGCGGTCGGCCTGGTCCTGCCCGAGCTGGCCGGCCGGCTCGACGGGGTGGCGCTGCGGGTCCCGGTCGTCGACGGTTCGATCAGCGACCTCACGCTCACCCTGGCCACCGAGACCACCCCGGACCGGATCAACGAGGCGGTGGCGGCGGCCGCCGCCGGACCGATGCGCGGCATCATCCGCTACACCGAGGCGCCGCTGGTCTCCACCGACGTGGTCGGCGACCCGGCGTCGTGCGTGTTCGACGCCAGGCTGACCCGGGCGCGGGGCACCGTGGCCAAGGTGTTCGGCTGGTACGACAACGAGTGGGGCTACACCAGCCGGCTCGTCGACCTGACCCGGCTGATGGCGGACGCGCGGGCCTGA
- a CDS encoding GNAT family N-acetyltransferase, with product MSTGPADALAADGRIVSIRPVTARDRRAIAALYERASPENLRLRFFTWPTPATLAAEVDRLCRPQSGRFLAMLACEGDEVVGVASCDRTGDGPRGEFAVLVADRHHGRGIGTLLLEHLAARARRHGITAMTGEVLPGNTGMLKVARDLGPGCRPAFGEGVMDVVVDIGDDRTRSAIDHRDRVAGHASLRAFFTPASVAVAGAGRRPGGAGHETVRALQEYGFAGRVYAVNRSGAPIGATPGYRSLRDLPEPIELLVVAVPGDDVADVLRDGAAAGAHAAIVLTPGSGRAARTDLLTLARSLGIRVIGPGSLGVLNTAPATRLNAGLFPVTPPAGGLAVATQSGAVALALIENAARTGCGISSVVTLGEKADVTGNELINYWYDDPATRAVALHLESFANPGRFARLVRTLSYRKPVLAVRDPRSPATVDALFAQAGVVRTDNWADLMDAARMLTGQPLPAGRRLAVVSNAGDVVAGPGLTGRTVEVEATASAARFAAAAADAEGDMLLLVVAGTRVSPAVKILDALGVVADRRPQLPVAAVVIGGEGPAQLGNRGAPVYDLPERAMRALAHAADYAEWRRTPAGSPVEPGDVDPHRARTAIATALARGGGRQPAGRTAAVLAAYGIRLTWEPAGSAVHLVAGAVHDPLLGALVLLGDGPAQVPGDWTLGLAPLSELDAGRMCRSLRRAPQLNLTTGAALADLLLRLSRLAGDHPEIAGVDLDVQAGADGVRVVDADLRIAAPGAEPDPALRRLRGPETL from the coding sequence ATGAGCACCGGTCCGGCCGATGCCCTCGCCGCGGACGGCCGGATCGTGTCGATCCGGCCGGTGACCGCGCGCGACCGGCGCGCCATCGCCGCCCTGTACGAGCGGGCCTCGCCGGAGAATCTGCGGCTGCGCTTCTTCACCTGGCCGACGCCGGCGACGCTGGCCGCCGAGGTGGACCGGCTGTGCCGCCCGCAGTCGGGCCGGTTCCTGGCGATGCTCGCCTGCGAGGGCGACGAGGTGGTCGGGGTGGCGTCCTGCGACCGGACCGGGGACGGTCCGCGCGGTGAGTTCGCCGTCCTGGTCGCCGACCGCCATCACGGCCGCGGCATCGGCACGCTCCTGCTGGAGCATCTGGCCGCCCGTGCCCGCCGGCACGGCATCACCGCGATGACCGGTGAGGTGCTGCCCGGCAACACCGGCATGCTGAAGGTCGCCCGCGACCTCGGGCCCGGCTGCCGGCCGGCGTTCGGCGAGGGTGTCATGGACGTCGTGGTGGACATCGGCGACGACCGCACCCGCTCCGCGATCGACCACCGCGACCGGGTTGCCGGGCACGCCTCGCTGCGCGCCTTCTTCACCCCGGCCTCGGTGGCGGTGGCCGGCGCCGGCCGCCGCCCGGGCGGCGCCGGGCACGAGACGGTCCGGGCCCTGCAGGAGTACGGGTTCGCCGGCCGGGTGTACGCGGTGAACCGCAGCGGCGCCCCGATCGGCGCGACCCCCGGGTACCGGAGCCTGCGTGATCTGCCGGAGCCGATCGAGCTGCTGGTCGTCGCGGTGCCCGGGGACGACGTCGCGGACGTGCTGCGCGACGGGGCGGCGGCGGGCGCGCACGCCGCGATCGTGCTGACCCCGGGCTCGGGCCGGGCCGCGCGCACCGACCTGCTCACCCTCGCCCGGTCGCTCGGCATCCGGGTGATCGGCCCGGGCAGCCTCGGGGTGCTCAACACCGCGCCGGCGACGCGGCTGAACGCCGGCCTGTTCCCGGTCACCCCACCGGCGGGCGGGCTGGCCGTGGCCACCCAGTCCGGGGCCGTCGCGCTGGCCCTGATCGAGAACGCCGCCCGGACCGGGTGCGGCATCTCCAGCGTGGTCACGCTGGGCGAGAAGGCCGACGTGACCGGCAACGAGCTGATCAACTACTGGTACGACGACCCGGCCACCCGGGCCGTCGCCCTGCACCTGGAGTCGTTCGCCAATCCCGGCCGGTTCGCCCGCCTGGTGCGCACGCTGTCGTACCGCAAACCGGTGCTGGCCGTGCGTGACCCGCGCTCGCCGGCCACCGTGGACGCGTTGTTCGCGCAGGCGGGCGTGGTCCGTACCGACAACTGGGCGGACCTGATGGACGCGGCCCGGATGCTGACCGGCCAGCCCCTGCCGGCGGGCCGGCGGCTCGCCGTGGTCAGCAACGCCGGGGACGTCGTCGCGGGCCCCGGCCTCACCGGCCGGACCGTCGAGGTGGAGGCCACCGCGTCGGCCGCGCGGTTCGCGGCGGCTGCCGCCGACGCCGAGGGCGACATGCTGCTGCTGGTCGTCGCCGGCACCCGGGTGAGCCCGGCGGTGAAGATCCTGGACGCGCTGGGCGTGGTGGCCGACCGGCGCCCGCAGCTGCCGGTCGCCGCGGTGGTGATCGGCGGCGAGGGCCCGGCGCAGCTCGGCAACCGCGGCGCGCCGGTCTACGACCTGCCGGAACGCGCCATGCGGGCGCTCGCGCACGCCGCCGACTACGCGGAGTGGCGGCGGACCCCGGCGGGATCGCCGGTGGAGCCGGGCGACGTCGATCCGCACCGGGCGCGGACCGCGATCGCCACCGCGCTGGCCCGCGGCGGCGGGCGGCAACCGGCCGGGCGCACCGCGGCCGTCCTCGCCGCGTACGGCATCCGCCTCACCTGGGAACCGGCCGGATCGGCCGTGCACCTGGTGGCCGGCGCGGTGCACGACCCGCTGCTGGGCGCGCTGGTGCTGCTCGGTGACGGGCCGGCGCAGGTGCCCGGCGACTGGACGCTGGGGCTGGCGCCGCTGAGCGAGCTGGACGCCGGCCGGATGTGCCGGTCGCTGCGCCGCGCGCCGCAGCTGAACCTGACCACCGGCGCGGCCCTGGCGGATCTGCTGCTGCGGCTGAGCCGGCTGGCCGGCGACCACCCCGAGATCGCCGGGGTTGATCTCGACGTGCAGGCCGGGGCGGACGGCGTCCGGGTGGTCGACGCCGACCTGCGGATCGCCGCGCCCGGCGCGGAACCGGACCCGGCCCTGCGCCGGCTGCGCGGCCCGGAGACGCTCTGA
- a CDS encoding CBS domain-containing protein: protein MRTWTVGDVMTRDVVSVAEQTSYRDVVDLLVEMRISAVPVVDGSGRVTGVVSEADLLRKIEYGGQDQPRIFEGRRRRGERAKATARTAAELMSAPPVVVREGTPIAAAARLMDSTGVKRLPVTDAAGRLVGIASRTDLLRTYLRSDDDIRADVRNTVLREFLAEEADGVTVTVAEGAVTLAGRVGRWSSADLAERLTHQVAGVVQVRSSLSYDLDDRNLEGPVGPFGTY from the coding sequence GTGAGGACCTGGACGGTCGGTGACGTGATGACCCGCGACGTGGTGTCGGTCGCCGAACAGACCTCGTATCGGGACGTGGTGGACCTGCTGGTGGAAATGCGGATCAGCGCGGTGCCGGTGGTCGACGGCTCCGGCCGGGTCACCGGGGTGGTCTCCGAGGCCGACCTGCTCCGCAAGATCGAGTACGGCGGACAGGACCAGCCCCGGATCTTCGAGGGCCGCCGCCGGCGCGGCGAGCGCGCCAAGGCCACCGCCCGTACCGCCGCCGAGCTGATGAGCGCGCCGCCCGTGGTGGTGCGCGAGGGCACGCCGATCGCCGCGGCGGCCCGGCTGATGGACAGCACCGGCGTCAAGCGGCTGCCGGTCACCGACGCGGCCGGCCGGCTCGTCGGCATCGCCTCCCGCACCGACCTGCTGCGCACCTATCTGCGCTCGGACGACGACATCCGCGCCGACGTGCGCAACACGGTGCTGCGCGAGTTCCTGGCCGAGGAGGCCGACGGGGTGACCGTGACGGTCGCCGAGGGCGCGGTGACCCTCGCCGGCCGGGTCGGCCGCTGGTCCTCGGCGGACCTGGCCGAGCGCCTGACGCACCAGGTCGCCGGGGTGGTGCAGGTGCGCTCCAGCCTCTCCTACGACCTCGACGACCGGAACCTGGAGGGGCCGGTGGGACCGTTCGGCACGTACTGA